The following proteins come from a genomic window of Flavobacterium crocinum:
- a CDS encoding thiol-disulfide oxidoreductase DCC family protein produces MKTLENQTLLYDEDCPLCSLYTTGFVKSGMLDENGRKSYCQLSEEEQSFVDLKRAPNEIALVDNKTKTVTYGVDSLIKVIGFSFPLIEKIATLKPIHFILKKIYSFVSYNRKVIIPGNVKVENKLQCTPDFNYKYRLLFIGFALTITTLILFGYSNLIPSLPKSSITREIILAFGQIVFQSLFLLKFDKQTILNYAGNIMTVSLMGSLILSPMLIVSRFVSLPEIIVLGWFGVTVLIMFLEHFRRVKILKLPFYLSYTWILYRILALILIIN; encoded by the coding sequence ATGAAAACGTTAGAAAACCAAACCTTACTTTATGATGAAGATTGTCCGCTTTGCAGTTTGTACACGACTGGATTTGTAAAAAGTGGCATGCTTGATGAAAACGGAAGAAAATCGTATTGCCAATTATCTGAAGAAGAGCAAAGTTTTGTGGATTTAAAACGTGCTCCAAACGAAATTGCTTTGGTTGATAATAAAACCAAAACCGTTACATATGGAGTAGATAGTTTAATAAAAGTCATTGGTTTTTCATTTCCTTTAATTGAAAAAATCGCAACGCTTAAACCTATTCATTTTATCCTGAAAAAAATATACTCTTTCGTTTCTTATAACCGAAAAGTAATTATTCCGGGAAATGTAAAAGTAGAAAACAAATTACAATGCACGCCCGATTTCAATTACAAATACCGATTACTTTTTATCGGATTTGCATTAACCATAACAACTTTAATTCTTTTTGGTTATTCTAATTTGATTCCGAGTTTACCAAAAAGCAGTATCACGAGAGAAATTATTCTGGCATTTGGACAAATTGTTTTTCAAAGTTTATTCCTTTTAAAATTTGACAAACAAACAATCCTGAATTACGCAGGAAATATAATGACCGTTTCTTTGATGGGAAGTTTAATTTTAAGTCCAATGTTGATTGTAAGCAGATTTGTTTCTCTTCCAGAAATAATTGTTTTGGGTTGGTTTGGAGTAACGGTTTTAATCATGTTTTTGGAACATTTTAGAAGAGTGAAAATTTTAAAACTTCCTTTTTACTTATCTTACACTTGGATTCTTTATCGAATTCTTGCTTTGATTTTAATTATAAATTAA